A portion of the Cellulophaga algicola DSM 14237 genome contains these proteins:
- a CDS encoding glutathione peroxidase, translating into MKLTDKAKVTPTNSNELQKRSIYDIAINAINGTPISLKKFKGKKILFVNVASECGFTKQYEDLQTLSDTYKDKLVVIGSPCNQFGKQEPGAASQIQEFCSLNFGVTFLLTEKIAVKGAKQHPLYEWLTHKSLNGKKSSSVKWNFQKYLVDDTGQFIDYYFSITKPLSSKIIKQL; encoded by the coding sequence ATGAAGTTAACGGATAAAGCAAAAGTAACACCGACAAATTCTAATGAATTGCAAAAGCGTTCTATTTATGATATAGCAATTAATGCCATAAATGGAACACCTATTTCTTTGAAAAAGTTCAAAGGGAAAAAAATACTTTTTGTTAATGTAGCCTCAGAATGCGGCTTTACAAAACAATATGAAGATTTGCAAACCTTGAGTGATACCTATAAAGATAAGTTAGTTGTTATTGGGTCTCCTTGCAATCAGTTTGGAAAACAAGAACCTGGTGCTGCATCACAAATTCAGGAATTTTGTTCACTAAATTTTGGAGTTACTTTTTTACTCACAGAAAAGATAGCAGTGAAAGGGGCTAAGCAGCATCCTCTTTATGAATGGCTCACCCATAAATCATTAAACGGTAAAAAGAGTTCTAGTGTAAAATGGAATTTCCAAAAATACCTTGTAGATGATACAGGTCAATTTATAGATTATTATTTTTCGATAACGAAACCACTAAGCTCAAAAATAATTAAGCAGTTGTAA
- a CDS encoding CIA30 family protein, protein MQSLTVFKFDENSDISTWSVIDDVVMGGKSSGKFYQNKEGKGIFDGHVSLEDNGGFSSLRYQFEALDTSSYSKITITIKGDGKSYKLRFKTKQSDSHSYITHFNTSKKWETLSFSLAEMTPIFRGRKLDLPNYKDNTIEEIAFIIGNKKEEDFMLELGAIILE, encoded by the coding sequence ATGCAATCCTTAACTGTTTTTAAATTTGATGAAAATTCTGATATTTCTACGTGGTCTGTCATAGATGATGTTGTAATGGGAGGGAAATCTTCAGGTAAATTTTATCAAAATAAAGAAGGTAAAGGTATTTTTGATGGTCATGTTTCATTAGAGGATAATGGCGGTTTTTCATCTTTAAGATATCAATTTGAGGCCCTTGACACTTCTTCATATTCAAAAATTACAATAACAATTAAAGGCGATGGAAAAAGCTATAAGTTGAGATTTAAAACTAAACAATCTGATAGTCATTCGTATATAACTCATTTTAACACCTCAAAAAAATGGGAAACCCTATCCTTTTCTTTAGCTGAGATGACACCAATTTTTAGAGGTCGTAAATTAGACCTTCCTAATTATAAAGACAACACTATAGAAGAAATTGCTTTTATAATTGGCAATAAAAAAGAAGAAGATTTTATGTTAGAATTAGGTGCTATAATTTTGGAATAG